The segment CCTCGTAGTAGGCAGCCAGATCCAGGTAGGTGGTCTCGTCAGATCCCTCATCTTCCGGAATGGGGCCCGTACCTGCCTGATCTCGCATGCGTGCAATGTAGGTGAGTGACAGCTGCAGCCCCCAGTCGGCACCCTCCAATCCCGCATTGACGTTAGCGCGGTGGGGCGGCACGTAGGGCAACCCGAAACCAGGTTGCACATCGCCGAATTGGGGGTTGGAGGACTGGAACTCATCGCGGAATTCGGCATCCGTGTAGGTGTAGCTTGCGGCGAGGGGAAGGCTCAGGCCCGAGGACACCCGGAACGCCTTGTTCCAGCCCGCCTCCACGCCGATAGTCCGCACCTCACCAGCGTTCGTTTGCGTGCCGATCTCCTCCGGCAAACATCCGGCCGAGACCGTACAGATAGCGGTGAGATTGCTGTAGTCGTTGAAGAACCCGATGACCTCTAGGTCGCCGAGCGGACCGCTCCAGCGCCCGCCGGCCTCGTAGTTCCACGACTCTTCCGGCTCGATATCCTCGGTCAGCGAGGGCGATGCCGGCGAAAAGCCTTTATGCACGCCGACGAGCAGCATCAGGTCGTCAGTGACGTCGAATGCAGCACCTAGCCCGGGCAATGCAACCAAGTACTCATTGTCTTGTTCGCCCTGAGCCAGTCGGTCGGTAAACGTGTTGCTAATGGCCTCGATGCGAACTCCAGGCACCACGCTCCAGCGACCGAAGTCGATCTCGTCGCGGATCCAGACGGAAAGCGCCTCGGTCTGCCCCGTATTGTCCGTGACAATGTCGCGCGGCTGGTCGTTCTCGATGATCTCCCCGTCAATCTGCTCGAAGCCGAACTCATCGTGCAATCGGCGCACCCGGTCGGCGTGCACGCGAAGGCCCACCTCGAAGGCGTGGCTCACACGCTGACCGAAGGACCACTGAAGTTCGCTCTGCAGGCCCGTCGAGTAGAAGTTCCGATCGTTGGTGCCGATGCGTATGTCGTCCGGCGAGCCGCTCACCCCATCGGTGTTGCTGCCATCCAGGATGGAGACGAACAGCTGGTTGAAGGGGCTCTCCGGGTTGGCGAGCACCTCGCGGATATCAGCGCCATTGAAATTGTTGAACTTGCGCCACGCGCGATCGAAGTACTGGTAGTAGCCCGTCACGCTGAGTTGGCCGCCGAACAGAGGCTGTCGCCAGTCGATGCGACCCGCCGCCCAATCCCACTCCATCCGATCGAGGACACTCGCTCGGTAGCGCCGGAACGGATCCTCGCGCAGATCGGCCTCCGTCAGTCCGAGGTAGGTTTCGTTGGATA is part of the Pseudomonadota bacterium genome and harbors:
- a CDS encoding TonB-dependent receptor, translated to MEPDRVTGSAHRVDEQALELYEYNDINRVLNFVPGVYVREEDGVGLRPNIGLRGGSADRSQKVMLMEDGVPLSPAPYSAPAAYYFPLTTRMVGVEVIKGPASIQHGPQTIGGAINLVSAPIPESSETMLQLSGGNFGHRLAHVRAGTQLDRVGLLGEFVHLSGDGFKDIDGGGDAGFEKNELLLKSSFAIGPGELELRFSYANEVSNETYLGLTEADLREDPFRRYRASVLDRMEWDWAAGRIDWRQPLFGGQLSVTGYYQYFDRAWRKFNNFNGADIREVLANPESPFNQLFVSILDGSNTDGVSGSPDDIRIGTNDRNFYSTGLQSELQWSFGQRVSHAFEVGLRVHADRVRRLHDEFGFEQIDGEIIENDQPRDIVTDNTGQTEALSVWIRDEIDFGRWSVVPGVRIEAISNTFTDRLAQGEQDNEYLVALPGLGAAFDVTDDLMLLVGVHKGFSPASPSLTEDIEPEESWNYEAGGRWSGPLGDLEVIGFFNDYSNLTAICTVSAGCLPEEIGTQTNAGEVRTIGVEAGWNKAFRVSSGLSLPLAASYTYTDAEFRDEFQSSNPQFGDVQPGFGLPYVPPHRANVNAGLEGADWGLQLSLTYIARMRDQAGTGPIPEDEGSDETTYLDLAAYYEVTKRFRLAGRLDNVTDEVYVVSRRPFGARPGRPRMFQLSATYRY